A genomic segment from Vanacampus margaritifer isolate UIUO_Vmar chromosome 3, RoL_Vmar_1.0, whole genome shotgun sequence encodes:
- the snrnp27 gene encoding U4/U6.U5 small nuclear ribonucleoprotein 27 kDa protein, with the protein MGRSRSRTPPKRERRRSRSTSRERDRRRRDRSRDRDRERRRSRSRSPHRRRSRSPRRHRSSSLSPMRHKDRREDERKEKSSKPIQISAEDMQGKTEEEIEMMKLMGFSTFDSTKGKKSDGATNAYAINTTMKRKYRQYMNRKGGFNRPLDFIA; encoded by the exons ATGGGAAGGAGCAGGAGTCGAACACCTCCAAAGCGTG AGAGGAGACGCTCACGCTCAACTTCACGAGAACGCGATCGAAGGAGACGGGATCGGTCACGAGATCGTGACAGGGAAAGGAGAAGAAGTCGTTCCCGATCTCCACACAGGAGACGTTCAAG GTCTCCTCGACGCCATCGCTCCTCCTCTCTTTCCCCCATGAGGCATAAAGACAGACGTGAAGATGAGCGTAAAGAGAAGTCATCCAAACCCATTCAAATATCAG cTGAGGACATGCAAGGCAAAACTGAAGAAGAAATTGAGATGATGAAACTAATGGGATTTTCAACATTTGACTCTACTAAG GGGAAGAAAAGTGACGGAGCTACCAATGCTTATGCTATCAATACAAccatgaaaagaaaatacag gcaaTATATGAACAGAAAGGGTGGATTCAACAGACCACTGGACTTCATCGCATGA
- the mxd1 gene encoding max dimerization protein 1, producing MTAIGMVQMLIEAAEYLDRREREAEHGYASMPPFISSRERESLKRKSKSKKNISSRSTHNEMEKNRRAHLRLCLERLKSLVPLGPDANRHTTLSLLMKAKDHIKKLEESDRRAQHTVEQLQREQRHLRRRLEQLGVERIRMDSTGSTVSSDKSDSDQEDLDVDVEGTDYLLGDLEWSTSSVSDSGDERGSLRSSCSDEGYASASLRRLQDTQERAKQPACGL from the exons ATGACGGCTATCGGAATGGTGCAGATGCTGATCGAAGCAGCCGAGTATCTTGATCGCAGGGAACGAG AAGCTGAGCATGGCTATGCCTCCATGCCACCCTTTATCAGCAGTCGAGAGAGGGAAAGTTTGAAAAGGAAGAGCAAAAGCAAGAAAAACATAAGTAGCAG GTCTACACACAAtgaaatggagaaaaacag ACGGGCACATCTACGACTGTGTTTAGAGCGACTGAAATCGTTGGTTCCTTTGGGTCCAGATGCCAACAGGCACACAACCCTGAGCCTGCTGATGAAGGCCAAAGATCACATCAAG AAGTTGGAGGAGAGTGACAGAAGAGCCCAGCACACCGTAGAACAGTTACAGAGAGAGCAGAGACATCTGAGAAGGCGTCTGGAGCAGCTCGGTGTGGAGAGAATCCGCATGGACAGCACTGGCTCCACCGTGTCCTCTGACAAGTCCGACTCTGACCAAG AGGACCTGGATGTGGACGTGGAGGGAACGGACTACCTGCTGGGTGATCTGGAGTGGAGCACCAGCAGCGTGAGTGACTCAGGGGACGAGCGGGGCAGCCTGCGCAGCAGCTGCAGTGATGAGGGCTATGCCAGTGCCAGCCTGCGGCGCCTGCAGGACACTCAGGAGAGGGCCAAGCAGCCGGCCTGCGGCCTATAA